A stretch of the Nakaseomyces glabratus chromosome L, complete sequence genome encodes the following:
- the CLD1 gene encoding carboxylic ester hydrolase (CAGL0L04686g~Ortholog(s) have phospholipase A2 activity, role in cardiolipin acyl-chain remodeling and Golgi apparatus, endoplasmic reticulum, mitochondrial inner membrane localization), translated as MSISKFGKRSFRNVASKLLRLSSLGEKSSEVVGKDGSAIIHATAPTAKPLYEIVRDLPRLFPRSLAESKRDYATFHSNVDLMQLELLRTLPFFERTGYNKRAYLRKTEIDSDGNYINELVIEPANVDPNKKRKRLIFVHGYGAGLGFYLKNYEHLPLLDDSWSIHAIDLPGYGFSSRMDFPFQFPRDDTSVVCDWFISRLRTLFEKRGFDKSDNIVMAHSMGAYLMAFYLNKYPDSVKKMVMCSPAGISRSQYSINNNITEDISSGKEEIKLKIKKVPWWYTKLWDRNISPFVLVRKTGILGSKITSGWTYRRFKPILLNKENNYEQFEKLHRYSFAIFNMKGSGEYLLSFVLECGGDPRSPLENSLFSSDANKFGIDNAGIKNSSCEWVWVYGANDWMDIHGAERVTKDFLMNNRKKSRVVTIPESGHHLYFDNYPMFNSLLIDEMKSLQ; from the coding sequence AGCAAGTTGCTGAGGTTATCCTCATTGGGTGAAAAGAGTTCTGAGGTTGTAGGTAAAGATGGAAGTGCTATTATACATGCTACTGCCCCTACTGCAAAGCCACTATATGAGATTGTGAGGGACCTGCCGAGATTATTTCCTCGCTCATTAGCTGAGTCAAAGCGTGATTACGCTACCTTTCACAGTAATGTTGACTTAATGCAGTTGGAGTTGCTCCGAACGTTGCCTTTCTTTGAAAGGACAGGTTACAACAAAAGAGCATATTTGAGGAAAACTGAGATAGATAGTGATGGCAACTATATCAATGAGCTTGTTATTGAACCTGCGAATGTGGACCCGAAtaagaagaggaaaagaCTGATTTTTGTACACGGATATGGGGCTGGGCTTGGTttctatttgaaaaattatgaaCACCTACCATTGCTGGATGATTCTTGGTCTATACATGCTATTGATCTGCCCGGTTATGGCTTCTCGTCAAGAATGGATTTTCCTTTCCAGTTCCCAAGAGATGATACATCAGTGGTGTGCGACTGGTTTATAAGTAGGCTACGAACTTTGTTTGAGAAAAGAGGATTTGATAAATCTGATAATATCGTGATGGCTCACTCAATGGGTGCATATCTTATGGCTTTCTATTTGAATAAATACCCAGACTCAGTGAAAAAGATGGTAATGTGTTCGCCTGCTGGTATCTCACGAAGTCAGTATAGTATTAACAACAATATCACTGAAGATATTTCCTCTGGGAAAGAGGAAATcaaactaaaaataaagaaggTGCCTTGGTGGTACACAAAGCTATGGGATCGCAACATTTCACCATTTGTGCTGGTAAGAAAGACAGGAATATTAGGTTCTAAGATTACTTCAGGCTGGACCTACAGAAGATTTAAACCGATATTATTGAATAAAGAGAATAATTATGagcaatttgaaaaattgcaCAGATATTCATTTGCCATATTCAATATGAAGGGCTCGGGGGAGTACCTCCTCAGTTTTGTTCTCGAGTGCGGAGGAGACCCCAGGTCACCTTTGGAGAATAGTTTATTTTCCAGTGATGCCAATAAATTTGGCATCGATAATGCAGGTATCAAAAACAGCTCTTGTGAATGGGTGTGGGTTTACGGTGCAAATGATTGGATGGATATCCATGGAGCAGAGAGGGTCACAAAAGATTTCCTTATGAACAATCGCAAGAAAAGTAGAGTGGTGACAATTCCAGAATCGGGACATCACCTCTATTTTGATAACTACCCCATGTTCAATTCATTGTTGATTGACGAAATGAAATCTTTGCAGTAA
- a CDS encoding uncharacterized protein (CAGL0L04708g~Ortholog(s) have role in regulation of cell size and cytoplasm, nucleus localization) yields MTVQSHPPNLIFEEVFDPEVIRFTLHVNSEAWKGVLTNDEYVDRELVLGSSDICTKYTSGSEYAKRFPESHNLLGIKYFVLKDTSLPSTDKMSQIVSRCETLNRLGSCITPNSKGKIEPSLTICIGGVFTPIEYRGKGYAKIMIEKLNSYYDDIYDKASTITHELSRTLVRNMVINLYSEVGEYYSKMGYVSKHVPIHDIPGLDTLNEEYCKTATVTPTAGRMFKYDDYTDMIDLQSKQFKNSLVRLAKDNPEGFTFTVDADIDIFKWFEDRDIFIFSKLLEKKKSPFTVDDLRYGYAITDGEYKDAHIIWHHSWNGNELIITKIYIPEDRQQNADDIAKILFGEAIKEAKKFGLTKLEFWDEEIPANKFPELFTVLENMSKHESKTFLSNGSLSAVRPPHGIHPELVRWDNNTKFCWF; encoded by the coding sequence ATGACTGTTCAATCGCATCCACCTAACCTTATCTTCGAGGAAGTTTTCGACCCAGAGGTTATCAGATTCACATTACATGTAAACAGTGAAGCCTGGAAGGGTGTATTAACGAATGACGAGTATGTCGATAGAGAACTTGTACTAGGCTCTAGCGATATTTGCACAAAATACACTTCAGGGTCCGAATATGCTAAGCGTTTTCCAGAATCACATAATTTACTTGGAATTAAGTACTTTGTGTTGAAGGATACTTCTTTGCCAAGTACCGACAAGATGTCTCAAATTGTCTCTAGATGCGAGACTTTGAACAGACTAGGTAGTTGTATTACCCCCAACAGTAAAGGCAAAATTGAGCCCTCTCTCACAATTTGTATTGGTGGTGTTTTTACACCAATTGAGTACAGAGGGAAAGGCTACGCAAAGATAATGATTGAGAAATTGAATAGCTACTATGATGACATCTATGACAAAGCTAGTACAATTACTCATGAGCTATCTAGAACATTGGTTCGTAACATGGTAATCAATCTGTACAGTGAAGTTGGTGAATATTACTCCAAGATGGGCTATGTCAGTAAGCACGTTCCAATTCATGACATTCCAGGACTTGACACATTAAATGAAGAGTACTGTAAAACTGCGACTGTGACTCCAACAGCTGGAAGAATGTTCAAGTACGATGACTACACTGATATGATCGACTTACAAAGCAAGCAATTCAAGAATTCATTGGTAAGATTAGCGAAAGATAATCCAGAAGGTTTCACATTCACAGTAGATGCTGACATCGACATCTTCAAGTGGTTCGAAGACCgtgatattttcattttcagcAAGTTActtgagaagaagaagtctcCATTTACCGTTGATGATCTACGGTACGGCTACGCTATTACTGATGGTGAGTATAAAGATGCTCATATTATTTGGCACCACAGTTGGAATGGAAACGAACTAATCATAACTAAGATCTACATTCCTGAAGATAGACAGCAAAATGCCGATGATATAGCTAAAATCCTATTTGGGGAAGCCATAAAAGAAGCAAAGAAGTTTGGCTTGACCAAATTAGAATTCTGGGATGAGGAGATTCCCGCAAACAAATTCCCTGAGTTATTTACTGTACTAGAGAATATGAGTAAGCACGAGTCCAAGACTTTCCTGAGCAACGGATCCTTGAGTGCAGTCAGGCCTCCACATGGTATTCATCCAGAGTTGGTAAGATGGGATAACAACACAAAATTCTGCTGGTTTTAG
- the SHY1 gene encoding cytochrome oxidase assembly protein SHY1 (CAGL0L04730g~Ortholog(s) have unfolded protein binding activity, role in mitochondrial respiratory chain complex IV assembly and integral component of membrane, mitochondrial inner membrane, plasma membrane localization) produces MALSLYLRIPSRRFCNLLNTSGQSNYRVVNGISHKLLLSRGLITSTVDWKPIKTEKTPNEESQNKSTLGKKIALGLMIAMPVIAFGLGTWQLKRLAWKTQLIAECETKLTYDPIKLPKNFTVDMCEDWEYRKVLLKGKFLHEQEMFVGPRVRNGHKGYYLITPFIRNDTGEKLLIERGWIAEEKVPPENRTLHHLSMPEGNNVEVVCLIRPPKERGSLQWEQEDKQSRLWQVADIYDMAAKVGCTPIHFQALYDMKDHHWDTNDEQSTASNGKSSWKFWQKNEADKQPVKQPVKRPTFEKEFDELQFARAGVPIGKQPKIDLRNNHLQYLVTWYGLSLLSSIFLIVALRKYNKGTAIAPDQLKSDKLKHAKKYM; encoded by the coding sequence ATGGCATTGAGTTTATATCTAAGGATACCTTCGAGAAGGTTCTGCAACTTGTTAAACACATCAGGGCAATCCAACTACAGAGTTGTGAATGGGATCAGTCATAAATTGCTGTTATCGAGGGGATTGATTACTTCTACTGTAGACTGGAAGCCCATTAAGACAGAAAAAACACCCAATGAGGAATCCCAAAACAAGAGTACACTGGGGAAAAAGATTGCCTTAGGCTTGATGATCGCAATGCCTGTAATTGCGTTTGGACTAGGGACATGGCAATTGAAGAGATTAGCATGGAAAACACAACTGATAGCGGAATGTGAAACGAAACTTACTTATGACCCCATAAAACTCCCCAAGAATTTTACTGTCGATATGTGCGAAGACTGGGAATATCGTAAAGTTTTATTGAAGGGTAAGTTCTTACATGAACAGGAGATGTTTGTGGGACCTAGAGTTAGAAATGGTCATAAGGGATATTATCTAATTACACCATTTATCAGAAACGATACTGGGGAAAAATTACTAATCGAAAGAGGGTGGATAGCAGAAGAGAAAGTACCACCTGAGAATAGAACCCTTCACCATTTATCTATGCCTGAAGGGAACAATGTTGAAGTTGTTTGTTTGATTAGACCACCTAAGGAGAGAGGCAGTTTACAATGGGAGCAAGAGGATAAGCAGTCGAGGTTATGGCAGGTGGCTGACATTTACGACATGGCTGCAAAAGTGGGCTGTACACCCATCCACTTCCAAGCCCTATACGATATGAAAGATCACCATTGGGATACAAACGATGAGCAAAGTACAGCTAGTAATGGTAAGTCATCTTGGAAgttttggcaaaaaaatGAAGCTGATAAACAACCCGTGAAACAACCAGTTAAACGGCCAACATTTGAGAAAGAGTTTGACGAATTACAATTTGCCAGAGCAGGTGTACCTATCGGAAAGCAACCAAAAATAGATCTAAGAAACAATCATTTGCAGTACCTGGTCACTTGGTATGGTCTTTCACTATTAAGTTCTATCTTTTTAATTGTTGCCCTGAGGAAATACAATAAAGGTACTGCCATAGCACCAGACCAGTTGAAGAGTGATAAACTAAAGCATGCTAAAAAGTACATGTAA
- the DAM1 gene encoding Dam1p (CAGL0L04752g~Ortholog(s) have microtubule plus-end binding activity): MSQDIRKEDGVRSATEYKLSMSSNPGSRRSSMADAESFNDDNMVLKNDVLREYLLPQIKDLTDSVVTLDSNMTRLNFIHDNLVDLNESFGSLLYGLMCNSWCVEFPNAPTRFDKEIRLMNEIEELSAEKSKLKSRLNSLREKPNAQTSDEKMKKPSGISQPIFQKPNVRRPRNALNDENLHKFNRENPPVYDDKREADEDTNSEASFVSNPANSKDMQLFANGSSNNDPKSRLRRKSILHTIRNSIASTSDAYDRKKQQGIQMGRVSLGGGAARVVSGRNMFEQQRTTRHSTTGIPNRVVKKRPPFK; encoded by the coding sequence ATGAGTCAAGATATTagaaaagaagatggtGTGCGATCTGCAACGGAATATAAGTTGTCGATGAGTAGCAACCCTGGATCTCGGAGATCCTCTATGGCAGATGCTGAGTCATTTAATGACGATAATATGGTCCTGAAGAATGATGTTCTCAGGGAATATTTGCTGCCACAGATCAAAGATCTTACTGACTCTGTGGTTACCTTGGACAGCAATATGACGCGACTTAACTTCATTCATGATAATCTAGTTGATCTGAATGAATCTTTTGGTTCCCTATTATACGGTTTGATGTGTAATTCGTGGTGTGTTGAGTTCCCTAATGCGCCAACACGGTTTGATAAGGAGATTAGGTTAATGAATGAAATCGAAGAATTAAGTGCAGAGAAAAGTAAACTGAAGAGCCGATTAAATTCACTAAGAGAAAAGCCAAATGCACAAACGTCAGAtgagaagatgaagaagccTAGCGGTATAAGCCAACCTATCTTTCAAAAACCAAATGTAAGAAGACCAAGAAATGCACTCAATGACGAAAACTTGCACAAATTTAACAGGGAAAACCCACCAGTCTACGATGATAAAAGAGAAGCGGATGAGGACACCAATAGTGAGGCATCATTTGTTTCAAATCCTGCTAACAGTAAAGATATGCAGCTATTTGCAAATGGCAGTTCCAATAACGATCCAAAGAGTCGactaagaagaaaatcaaTTCTGCACACGATACGTAATAGCATTGCTTCAACTTCAGACGCATATGATAGGAAGAAACAACAAGGTATACAGATGGGAAGAGTATCGTTGGGTGGTGGTGCCGCAAGAGTGGTGAGCGGCAGAAATATGTTTGAGCAACAGCGCACTACGAGACACTCAACCACTGGCATACCGAACAGGGTAGTGAAAAAGAGGCCGCCTTTCAAGTga
- the SPT6 gene encoding chromatin-remodeling histone chaperone SPT6 (CAGL0L04774g~Ortholog(s) have histone binding, nucleosome binding, transcription antitermination factor activity, DNA binding, transcription factor activity, core RNA polymerase II binding activity) — translation MSDQESASLREEKNEIINGMGSGAPSDEEEGEDVFDSSEEEEEDDEDEARKISEGFIVNDEDEDEDEDDENVADKKKKRRHKRRAREEEDDRLSEDDLDLLMENAGVKRPTTEGSSGGKLKRLKRVGDEVESGAADREQESSQEKESSRLNDFFSDDEDEEPYDEENRERSRGSREYDRGESNHQGDNRKSGMLDELDDFIEEDEFSDEDEETRQQRLLERKMMREQRMKAPTKITGLSSDKIDEMYDVFGDGHDYDWALEIENEELEGGDINEQSEEFDEETGMTKSSKKKISLQDIYDLQDLKKNLMTDEDMLIRKTDIPERYQELRSGLVNHGNLSDNDQELEKNWISEKIAVDKNFSADYDLTEFKEAVGNAIKFITKENLEVPFIYAYRRNYISSRERDGFLLTEDDLWEIVHLDIEFQSIINKRDYVKRFYSELGISDPLVDEYFKNQSTGSVAELNSLQDIYNYLEFKYAQEINDNLQKESDKSGKKHLKNSNYEKFKSSALYKVIEAVGVSADQIGNNISSQHQIHIPKDHEALKPLELIELVLNENAGDLQVFLSNIKLAMDTIQKYYSWEISKNTKVREKVRADFYRYYLVDVVLTTKGKREIQRGSLYEDIKYAINRTPLHFRREPEIFLKMLEAESLNLMTLKLHMSSQKQYVDHLFQIALETTNTSDLAIEWNNFRKAAFTQAIEKIFNDIAQEIKDDLEKTCQKLVCKVVRHKFMTKLDQAPYVPDLKDPKLPKILTLTCGQGRFGSDAIIAAYVNRKGEFVRDFKITENPFDRSNPDKFEEVFEDIVQTCQITAIGINGPNPKTQKLFKKLIEVIHKKNLVDSKGTHIPIIYVEDEIAIRYQNSERAAQEFPNKPPYVKYCIALARYMHSPLMEYANLSPEELKSLSIHPFQSFLSPEYLNRAIETAFVDIVNLVGVEVNKATDNSYYASVLRFVSGFGKRKAIDFLESLQRLNEPLLARQQLITHNILHKVIFMNSAGFLYISWSKKRQRYEDLEHDQLDSTRIHPEDYHLATKVAADALEYDPDTIAEKEENGTMSEFIEFLREDPNRRSKLESLNLESYAEELEKNTGQRKLNNLNTIVLELLDGFEELRNDFHIMQSEEVFSSLTGETDKTLFKGCVIPVRVERFWHNDIVCVTNSEVECIVNAQRHLGAQVRRPPNEIYELNKTYPAKVIFIDYPNITAEVSLLEHDVKNEYNPLTYSKDPAIWDLKQELEDSEEEKKVTMAESRAKRTHRVINHPYYFPFNGKQAEDYLRSKERGDFVIRQSSRGDDHLAITWKLDKDLFQHVDIQELEKENPLALGKVLVVEGQRYHDLDQIIVEYLQNKIRLLNELTSNEKFKAGTKKEVVKFIEDYSKVNPKKSVYYFSLNYENPGWFYLIFKLNAESKLYIWNVKLTHTGFFLVNYNYPTVIQLCNGFKTLLKSSNTRNRSGYR, via the coding sequence ATGAGTGACCAAGAGAGCGCCTCTCTGAGAGAGGAAAAGAATGAAATAATCAATGGCATGGGTTCAGGAGCTCcaagtgatgaagaagaaggagaagatgTCTTTGATTCATCGGAAGAAGAGGAGGAggacgatgaagatgaagctAGAAAGATTAGTGAAGGTTTTATTGtaaatgatgaagacgaagatgaggatgaggatgacGAAAATGTAGCtgacaaaaagaaaaagaggaGACATAAGAGAAGGgcaagagaagaagaggatgaTAGGCTTTCTGAGGATGATTTGGACCTGTTAATGGAAAATGCTGGTGTCAAACGCCCTACCACTGAAGGTTCGAGTGGAGGAAAACTaaaaagattgaaaagaGTAGGAGATGAAGTTGAATCTGGCGCTGCAGATAGAGAGCAAGAATCTAGTCAAGAGAAAGAATCATCACGTTTGAATGACTTCTTctctgatgatgaagatgaggagccatatgatgaagaaaatcgTGAAAGATCTAGAGGTTCTCGTGAATACGATAGAGGTGAATCGAATCATCAAGGTGATAACCGTAAATCAGGTATGTTAGACGAGTTAGATGACttcattgaagaagatgaattCTCcgatgaggatgaggaaACCCGTCAACAGAGGTTGCTCGAGAGAAAAATGATGAGAGAGCAAAGAATGAAAGCTCCAACTAAGATCACAGGTCTTTCATCTGATAAGATTGATGAAATGTACGACGTTTTTGGTGACGGCCATGATTATGATTGGGCGCTAGAAATCGAAAATGAGGAGCTTGAAGGTGGTGATATCAATGAACAGTCTGAGGAATTTGATGAGGAAACAGGAATGACCAAGAgttcaaagaagaaaatcaGTTTACAAGATATCTATGATTTACAAGatctgaaaaaaaacttgatgactgatgaagatatgCTAATCCGTAAAACAGATATACCTGAAAGGTATCAAGAACTAAGATCAGGCCTAGTAAATCATGGTAATTTAAGTGATAACGACCAAGAACTTGAGAAGAATTGGATAAGTGAGAAAATTGCTGTTGACAAGAATTTCTCTGCTGATTATGATCTTACTGAGTTTAAGGAAGCTGTAGGAAACGCAATCAAGTTTATTACTAAGGAAAACCTTGAAGTTCCATTCATATATGCTTACCGTAGGAACTACATTTCTTCTAGAGAACGTGATGGTTTTCTTCTAACTGAGGACGACTTATGGGAGATTGTTCACCTTGATATTGAGTTCCAAAGTATTATCAATAAGAGAGATTATGTGAAGAGATTTTACAGCGAGCTTGGTATTAGTGACCCTCTTGTTGACGAGTACTTTAAAAATCAAAGTACTGGATCTGTTGCAGAGTTAAATTCCTTACAAGATATCTATAATTATCTTGAATTTAAATATGCACAGGAGATTAATGACAACTTGCAAAAGGAATCTGATAAATCGGGAAAGAagcatttgaaaaactcCAATTATGAGAAATTTAAGAGTAGCGCTTTGTACAAAGTTATCGAAGCAGTAGGAGTTTCAGCAGATCAAATTGGTAACAATATTAGCTCTCAGCATCAAATTCACATCCCTAAGGACCATGAAGCTTTGAAACCACTGGAACTTATTGAACTGGTTTTGAATGAGAATGCCGGTGATCTTCAAGTATTTCTGTCGAACATTAAGTTGGCAATGGATACGATACAGAAGTATTACTCTTGggaaatttcaaagaacaCCAAAGTGAGAGAAAAAGTGAGAGCCGATTTTTACAGATATTATTTGGTTGATGTAGTTTTAACTACTAAAGGTAAGAGGGAAATTCAAAGAGGTTCTCTTTATGAGGATATAAAATATGCAATTAACAGAACGCCTCTGCATTTCCGTCGTGAACCGGAAATTTTCTTGAAGATGTTGGAAGCTGAGtcattgaatttgatgactTTAAAACTTCATATGTCCTctcaaaaacaatatgtTGACCATTTATTCCAAATTGCATTAGAAACAACGAACACTTCTGATCTCGCCATCGAGTGGAACAACTTCCGTAAAGCTGCCTTTACACAAGCTATTGAAAAAATCTTCAATGACATTGCTCAAGAAATCAAGGATGATTTAGAAAAAACATGTCAAAAGCTAGTCTGCAAAGTTGTTCGCCATAAATTTATGACTAAACTAGATCAAGCGCCTTATGTTCCAGATTTGAAAGATCCAAAACtaccaaaaattttgacaCTAACCTGTGGTCAAGGTAGATTTGGCTCTGATGCTATTATAGCGGCTTATGTCAACCGGAAGGGCGAATTCGTAAGAGATTTCAAGATTACTGAAAATCCGTTTGATAGGTCTAATCCAGATAAATTCGAAGAAGTATTCGAAGATATTGTTCAAACATGTCAAATTACTGCAATTGGTATTAATGGTCCTAACCCTAAAACtcaaaaattatttaaaaAACTTATCGAAGTTATTCATAAGAAGAATTTGGTTGACTCAAAAGGAACACACATACCAATAATATATGTTGAGGATGAGATCGCTATTAGATATCAAAACTCTGAGAGGGCCGCTCAGGAATTCCCTAACAAACCACCATACGTTAAGTACTGTATTGCACTGGCAAGGTACATGCACTCACCTTTAATGGAATACGCTAACCTGTCTCCAGAAGAGTTAAAATCACTTTCTATACATCCTTTCCAATCGTTTTTATCTCCAGAGTACTTGAACAGAGCCATAGAAACAGCATTTGTAGATATCGTTAATTTGGTTGGTGTCGAAGTGAATAAGGCCACAGATAACTCATATTATGCTTCGGTTTTAAGATTTGTGTCAGGTTTTGGTAAGCGTAAGGCTATTGATTTCCTTGAATCACTACAGAGACTAAATGAGCCACTTTTAGCCCGTCAGCAATTAATTACTCATAACATTCTTCATAAGGTCATTTTCATGAATTCGGCAGGTTTCTTGTATATATCATGGAGTAAGAAGAGGCAGAGATATGAGGATCTAGAGCATGATCAGCTTGATAGTACTAGAATTCATCCCGAAGATTATCACTTAGCTACCAAGGTTGCTGCAGATGCATTAGAATATGATCCAGATACAATTGcagaaaaggaagaaaatggCACAATGAGTGAATTCATTGAGTTCTTGCGTGAGGATCCAAATCGTAGGAGTAAATTAGAATCTTTGAACTTAGAATCATACGCTGAAGAGTTAGAAAAGAATACTGGACAAAGGAAGCTGAATAATTTAAACACTATTGTCTTGGAATTACTAGATGGATTCGAAGAGCTAAGAAATGATTTCCATATTATGCAAAGCGAAGAAGTTTTCAGCTCATTGACTGGTGAAACTGATAAAACATTATTCAAGGGTTGCGTTATACCAGTCAGGGTGGAGAGATTCTGGCATAATGATATTGTCTGTGTCACTAACTCGGAGGTGGAATGTATTGTTAATGCACAAAGACATTTGGGTGCTCAAGTACGCAGGCCTCCAAATGAAATTTATGAGTTGAATAAAACTTACCCAGCAAAGgttattttcattgattATCCAAACATTACTGCTGAAGTATCTTTACTTGAGCATGATGTCAAGAATGAATATAATCCATTGACGTACAGTAAAGATCCGGCTATCTGGGACTTGAAGCAAGAATTGGAGGactctgaagaagaaaagaaggtAACTATGGCAGAATCAAGAGCTAAGAGAACACATAGAGTTATCAACCATCCATACTACTTCCCATTCAATGGTAAGCAAGCCGAGGATTATTTGAGAAGTAAAGAAAGGGGTGATTTCGTCATCAGACAATCGAGTAGGGGTGATGATCATTTGGCTATTACTTGGAAACTTGATAAAGACTTGTTCCAGCATGTTGATATTCAAGAACtggaaaaggaaaatcCACTTGCCCTGGGTAAAGTCTTGGTTGTCGAAGGCCAAAGATACCACGATCTCGATCAAATTATCGTTGAATATTTACAAAACAAGATTAGACTACTGAACGAGCTAACCTCTAATGAAAAGTTCAAGGCAGGTACCAAGAAGGAAGTAGTTAAGTTTATTGAGGATTACTCAAAGGTTAACCCAAAGAAATCAGTCTACTACTTCAGCTTGAACTATGAGAATCCAGGCTGGTTCTACTTGATCTTCAAGTTGAACGCAGAGAGTAAGTTATACATTTGGAATGTCAAACTAACCCACACTGGTTTCTTCTTGGTCAACTATAACTATCCAACTGTCATCCAACTGTGTAATGGTTTCAAGACGTTGTTGAAATCAAGCAATACAAGAAACAGATCAGGTTACAGATAA
- the SCD6 gene encoding Scd6p (CAGL0L04796g~Ortholog(s) have cytoplasm localization) has product MSQYFGKTISLISVTDNRYVGLLQNIDSEKGTVTLNEVRCFGTEGRKNWGPDEVYPNPTVYQSVKFNGNDVKDLSILEVKLHEVQPVMPPPHVLQQQQQQQVEPNSNANEGSFPAQTPSDQAPVPQQQAQQAPKPDVPAAVSGYGVYAPSASDSTAVGTATFSDSIASSTQSGNANSDDFNKSSQGSRQQHRKPSHQHAAPHKVEIPDSDFDFATNNAKFSKTEEEVLEEKPELPDQDKFYDKKSSFFDSISTSAEENTNMRWSEEKELNLDTFGQASVRPRFQNGRGGRGGRGRGRGRGRGRGRGGRGSFNNYGHDNYQNRQHFNQFQAASNAHNEKLEF; this is encoded by the coding sequence atgtctcaatattttggtaaGACCATTTCGTTGATCTCTGTCACTGATAACAGGTATGTCGGTTTGTTACAGAACATTGACTCTGAAAAGGGTACTGTTACTTTGAATGAGGTGCGCTGTTTTGGTACTGAGGGTCGTAAGAACTGGGGTCCCGATGAGGTTTACCCAAATCCTACTGTCTACCAATCGGTTAAGTTCAACGGTAACGATGTGAAGGATTTGAGCATCTTAGAAGTTAAATTGCATGAAGTTCAGCCTGTTATGCCGCCACCACATGTGTtacaacagcagcaacagcagcaagTTGAGCCTAACTCAAATGCAAATGAGGGTTCCTTCCCGGCTCAGACACCATCTGACCAAGCCCCTGTTCCACAACAACAGGCACAACAGGCACCTAAGCCTGATGTACCAGCTGCTGTGTCAGGATATGGTGTCTATGCACCATCAGCTTCTGATAGCACTGCTGTTGGTACAGCAACATTTAGTGACAGCATTGCTTCCTCGACTCAATCTGGTAATGCTAATTCTGATGACTTCAACAAATCATCTCAAGGTTCCAGACAGCAACATAGAAAGCCATCTCATCAGCATGCTGCCCCACATAAAGTTGAAATCCCAGACAGTGACTTTGATTTTGCAACCAACAATGCCAAATTCAGTAagactgaagaagaagttcttgaagaaaaaccTGAGTTGCCTGACCAAGATAAATTTTACGACAAGAAGTCATCCTTCTTCGATTCTATATCCACATCCGCTGAGgaaaatacaaatatgaGATGGAGTGAAGAGAAGGAACTAAATTTGGACACATTTGGCCAAGCTTCAGTAAGACCTAGATTCCAGAACGGCAGAGGTGGTAGAGGTGGTAGAGGTAGAGGTAGAGGTCGCGGCAGAGGGCGCGGCAGAGGAGGTAGAGGTTCTTTCAATAATTACGGTCACGATAATTATCAAAACCGCCAGCATTTCAACCAATTCCAGGCTGCCTCAAATGCTCATAATGAGAAATTGGAATTTTAA